Proteins encoded together in one Penaeus vannamei isolate JL-2024 chromosome 9, ASM4276789v1, whole genome shotgun sequence window:
- the LOC138862591 gene encoding uncharacterized protein yields the protein MSKSSDALLYHCKIRSPNHKSFESLKYTVLRAFAAGTTSGFKGTIVLSRHWSTCEDLTRCVDGIWELLLTLVALEIRGFISQNISSPASLWLPVGLQQITPTPAHPPSAPTHLPSAPHPRASALSPNTPAHPPSAPTQPEPSAPTHPSPQPQPTRALSPNPPEPSAPTHPGALSPTSTRALSPNPPKPSAPTHRPTRSSALTHPNPQPQPTPSPQPQPTQALSPNPPAHPPSAPNPPEPSAPTHPSPQPPTHPSPQPQPNLSPQPQPHPNPQPQTHPSPSAPTHPEPSAPTHPNPQPPTHPSPQPQPTRALSPNPTRALSPNPPEPSAPTHPPTPPPTPPPPPPTTTHRCLASSPPSDHY from the exons AAGATTCGAAGCCCAAACCACAAGTCTTTTGAGTCGCTGAAATATACTGTATTACGTGCCTTCGCCGCCGGCACCACAAGCGGCTTCAAAGGCACAATCGTTCTCTCGCGGCACTGGAGTACCTGTGAGGATTTAACACGATGCGTTGACGGGATTTGGGAATTACTTCTCACGCTCGTGGCCTTAGAAATTAGGGGATTTATATCGCAAAATAtaagt TCCCCAGCGAGTCTCTGGTTACCTGTCGGCTTACAGCAGATtacacccacccccgcccacccgccctcaGCCCCAACCCACCTGCCCTCAGCCCCACACCCCCGCGCATCCGCCCTCAGCCCCAACACACCCGCGCATCCGCCCTCCGCCCCAACCCAACCCGAGCCCTCCGCCCCAACCCACCCGAGCCCTCAGCCCCAACCCACTCGAGCCCTCAGCCCCAACCCACCCGAGCCCTCCGCCCCAACCCACCCGGGAGCCCTCAGCCCCACCTCCACCCGAGCCCTCAGCCCCAACCCACCCAAGCCCTCAGCCCCAACCCACCGGCCCACCCGCTCCTCCGCCCTAACCCACCCGAACCCTCAGCCCCAACCCACCCCGAGCCCTCAGCCCCAACCCACCCAAGCCCTCAGCCCCAACCCACCGGCCCACCCGCCCTCCGCCCCTAACCCACCCGAACCCTCAGCCCCAACCCACCCGAGCCCTCAGCCCCCAACCCACCCGAGCCCTCAGCCCCAACCCAACCTGAGCCCTCAGCCCCAACCCCACCCGAACCCTCAGCCCCAAACCCACCCGAGCCCCTCAGCCCCAACCCACCCGGAGCCCTCAGCCCCAACCCACCCGAACCCTCAGCCCCCAACCCACCCGAGCCCTCAGCCCCAACCCACCCGAGCCCTCAGCCCCAACCCAACCCGAGCCCTCAGCCCCAACCCACCCGAGCCCTCAGCCccaacccacccgcccacacccccgcccacacccccgcccccccccccaaccaccacccaccgATGCCTGGCCAGCTCTCCGCCTTCAGACCATTACTGA